CATAAAGATAGTTTATATATATTTGCCTCCCTTGGAGTCCTATCTTTAAGCTATAAAGAAAAAGTAAAAGCATATCTCAAAGAGACCTATATAAAAGGAGTTGAGTAGATGTATCCAAAAGTGATTATTGATCCTAAAAAATATGCGTTTAATGTTGATTATATTACAAACCTTTGTCATAGACAGCAACTTTCAGTGATGGCAGTGTCTAAGGTGTTTTCTAATGATCCAAAACTTATTGAGGTTCTAGACCGATCTAATGTCTCATATATAGCAGATTCTAAATTAGAAAACCTAATGCATATGAAAACAACTAAAAAGAAAGTATATCTACGCATACCTGCTTTATCAGAAGCTAGTCTAGTTGTAAGATATACGGATATGTCATTAAATTCAGAACTAGTTGTGATTGACAAATTAAATGAAGTTGCAGCAAAAATGAATAAAAGACATCAAATTATATTTATGTATGACTTAGGAGATTTAAGAGAAGGTGTTTATTATAAAGATTTTTCTTTAAAAGATATCAAACATATCTTAAGTTTATCTCATATAGAGTTAAAAGGCATTGGAACAAATTTAACTTGTTATGGTAGTGTTATTCCAACTTTTGAAACTTATGAAAAACTAAAAAATATTAAAGATCAGATAGAATCAAACTTTAAGATTAAATTAGATATCATCTCAGGTGGAAATTCTTCATCTATACCCATGCTTATGAATCAAACTCTTCCACCATATATTAACAACCTTCGCATAGGAGAAGCATTAATATTAGGTAGGGAAACAGCTTATCAAGAAAAAATTGATCATTTATATGAAGATGTCATTACATTGGAAGTTGAAATTCTAGAGATTAAGGATAAACCTTCATTTCCAGAAGGAGAACTAGGCTATGATGCCTTTGGACAAAAGATTGAATATGTTGATAAAGGTATGATGAAAAGAGCTATTTTAGGTATTGGAAGACAAGATGTTAGCTTAAATGATTTATATCCAATCAAAGGCATAACTTTTATTGGTTCAAGCAGTGATCATTTAATTGTTGAAATAGCTGAAGGAAAATACCATATAGGCGATATTCTAACATTTAAATTAAAATATGGTGGTATTTTAAGCCTATTAAATTCTTCATATGTGGAAAAAACATATGTCTAAAATCTATAGACCCACATGGGCAGAGATCAATCTTAACCATATTGAGCATAACTTTAATTATGTAGCTAATCTAAATCCAAATAAACAAATTATACCTGTTGTTAAAGCTGATGCTTATGGACATGGAGCATTAGAAGTTATGAATTTTCTATATCAAAAAGGTATAAACATGTTTGCAGTATCTTTGCTTGAAGAAGCAATCAAATTAAGAAACAACAATAAGAAAATTAAAATTTTAATGCTAGGCCCTATTTTAGAAGATCAATTTAGTGTAGCTCAAAAAAATAAAATTGATATTACATTATATGATACAAATATAGTTCAAACTTTGTTAAAAACTAATCACAAATTAAATGTACATCTTAAAATTGACACGGGTATGAATCGATATGGTATAAAGGATAAGAAAGAAATCCTTGAAATTATTGATCAACTTCAAACTCATAAAACACTTAATCTAGAAGGTGTCTTTACACATTTTGCAACCGCAAATGATGATAAAAAGATATATGATCTTCAAGTTGAAAGATTTAAAGATATTTTAAATGATATTAAAGTAAAACCAAAGATGATACATATATCTAATTCATCTTCAGCGATTAAATATGAAAAATACTATGATTTTACAACACATATAAGATTAGGTATATCTTTATATGGGTTATCACTTGATAAAACAAAAACCAATCTTAAACCAGCAATGTCTTTAAAAAGTAAAGTCGTTCAGATTAAACAATTAAAAGCTGGGGAAGTAGTCGGTTATGGAGCAACTTATACATCGGTAACCAAAGAGAGAATTGCAGTTATTCCTATTGGATATGCTGATGGGTGGATAAGAAAAAA
The sequence above is drawn from the Mariniplasma anaerobium genome and encodes:
- a CDS encoding alanine/ornithine racemase family PLP-dependent enzyme, encoding MYPKVIIDPKKYAFNVDYITNLCHRQQLSVMAVSKVFSNDPKLIEVLDRSNVSYIADSKLENLMHMKTTKKKVYLRIPALSEASLVVRYTDMSLNSELVVIDKLNEVAAKMNKRHQIIFMYDLGDLREGVYYKDFSLKDIKHILSLSHIELKGIGTNLTCYGSVIPTFETYEKLKNIKDQIESNFKIKLDIISGGNSSSIPMLMNQTLPPYINNLRIGEALILGRETAYQEKIDHLYEDVITLEVEILEIKDKPSFPEGELGYDAFGQKIEYVDKGMMKRAILGIGRQDVSLNDLYPIKGITFIGSSSDHLIVEIAEGKYHIGDILTFKLKYGGILSLLNSSYVEKTYV
- the alr gene encoding alanine racemase, producing the protein MSKIYRPTWAEINLNHIEHNFNYVANLNPNKQIIPVVKADAYGHGALEVMNFLYQKGINMFAVSLLEEAIKLRNNNKKIKILMLGPILEDQFSVAQKNKIDITLYDTNIVQTLLKTNHKLNVHLKIDTGMNRYGIKDKKEILEIIDQLQTHKTLNLEGVFTHFATANDDKKIYDLQVERFKDILNDIKVKPKMIHISNSSSAIKYEKYYDFTTHIRLGISLYGLSLDKTKTNLKPAMSLKSKVVQIKQLKAGEVVGYGATYTSVTKERIAVIPIGYADGWIRKNRHNDVQINHKRYQIIGLICMDALFVSIDSKVQIGDEVTLFGDLISIDEVAEKQQTNLYEVCTNISKRVPRIYIQGEEK